Proteins from a single region of Chanodichthys erythropterus isolate Z2021 chromosome 13, ASM2448905v1, whole genome shotgun sequence:
- the derl2 gene encoding derlin-2: MAYQTIRQEYLQIPVVTRAYTTACVLTTAAVQLELITPFQLYFNPDLILRNYQVWRLITNFLFFGPVGFNFLFNMIFLYRYCRMLEEGSFRGRTADFVFMFLFGGLLMTIFGMFVNLVFLGQAFTIMLVYIWSRRNPNVRMNFFGLLNFQAPFLPWVLMGFSLLLGNSIIVDLLGIAVGHVYYFLEDVFPNQPGGGRWLRTPSILKMLFDTPEEDANYNPLPEERPGGFAWGEGQRLGG; this comes from the exons ATGGCATACCAGACAATCCGACAGGAATATTTACAGATTCCAGTGGTTACTAGAGCTTATACCACCGCATGCGTACTCACTACAGCCGCCGTG CAATTAGAACTCATCACACCTTTCCAGCTTTACTTCAACCCAGATTTAATACTGAGGAATTATCAA GTATGGCGACTAATAACcaactttttgttttttggtccgGTTGGGTTCAACTTCTTATTCAACATGATATTTTT GTACCGGTACTGTCGGATGCTGGAGGAGGGGTCCTTCAGGGGGAGAACCGCTGACTTTGTCTTTATGTTCCTGTTTGGTGGCCTTCTCATGACT atatttggcatgtttgtgaaTCTTGTGTTCTTAGGTCAGGCTTTTACCATCATGTTGGTGTATATCTGGAGCAGAAGGAATCCAAACGTGCGCATGAATTTCTTTGGCCTTTTGAATTTCCAGGCACCCTTCCTCCCGTGGGTGCTCATGGGATTCTCCCTGCTGCTGGGAAACTCCATCATTGTGGACCTTTTAG GCATTGCAGTGGGACACGTGTACTACTTTCTAGAGGATGTGTTTCCCAACCAACCAGGTGGTGGCAGATGGCTGAGGACTCCCTCCATCCT TAAGATGCTCTTTGATACACCTGAGGAAGATGCCAACTACAACCCTCTCCCTGAGGAGCGTCCCGGAGGCTTTGCCTGGGGTGAGGGTCAGCGACTAGGAGGCTAG
- the mis12 gene encoding protein MIS12 homolog: MAESGVVSVGSESLHLYEAQFYGFTPETCTLRVRDAFRDSLNHILVAVESVFVKRLCPGHDPPAELRLKARESTQKLRQFLQERFEIMFQRMKGMLMGRVLSIPHNVLLPDDQLHQKYPEGKEELIKLQDSIAKLQQAYEAEVCAKQALLAELEEQKETQKQLDEVLRWIEELRLSWRREGMGSVQDSIRHMMETVGQLQDVVGKISKRNKGLDEV; the protein is encoded by the exons ATGGCAGAGAGCGGAG TAGTTTCAGTGGGATCTGAATCCCTCCATCTGTATGAAGCACAGTTCTACGGCTTCACCCCGGAGACCTGCACGTTACGAGTTCGTGATGCCTTTCGAGACTCCCTTAATCACATACTGGTCGCTGTTGAGTCTGTGTTTGTGAAAAGATTGTGTCCGGGCCATGATCCGCCAGCAGAGCTCCGACTGAAAGCTCGAGAAAGCACCCAAAAACTGCGACAGTTTTTACAGGAGCGCTTCGAAATCATGTTTCAGCGCATGAAGGGGATGCTGATGGGCCGCGTCCTCTCCATTCCTCACAACGTCCTACTGCCCGATGATCAGCTGCACCAGAAGTACCCAGAAGGCAAAGAAGAGCTCATTAAACTGCAGGACTCCATTGCAAAACTGCAACAGGCTTATGAAGCCGAGGTGTGCGCCAAGCAAGCGCTTCTCGCTGAGCTTGAGGAGCAGAAAGAAACGCAGAAGCAGCTGGATGAAGTGCTGAGATGGATCGAGGAACTGCGTCTTTCGTGGAGGCGAGAGGGAATGGGAAGTGTCCAAGACAGCATCCGACACATGATGGAGACTGTGGGCCAGCTGCAGGACGTCGTTGGCAAGATTAGCAAGCGAAATAAAGGACTGGATGAAGTTTGA